The following are encoded in a window of Methanobrevibacter sp. V74 genomic DNA:
- the cas10 gene encoding type III-A CRISPR-associated protein Cas10/Csm1 has protein sequence MDDYKILKFASLFHDIGKFYQRADNLGKSSHAYDSKYEKLDMSDYGKSGAHSKWSADFVKDYFDDYVEDLVLYHHNPSKSDFPELCKIVQKADHHSSKERISSEDKSDVLLTPLTSIFSRISLDGEKHDDLYVPLVELDFTKALHPQSEKIKNGWNLVPDYQHLWNRFVDEFKLLENKDFESVLALLKKYTSTVPSATYYSESDISLYDHLKTTVAIANCRYLFSKNEKLNQTDTQEVYRIINGDISGIQNFIYRVQTPEDAQSGMSKRLRGRSLYLTLLCESIASKIIFDLDLDSSNILLCGGGRFTIIAPNTQKTDEIVNKINLEVNHEFIDKFNAELFLNIVSINACGDDLANFDKILSDLTVLLNENKKHKFLNQLNEVFNVESGANYDLCPVCGNESEDVYCHDCLKHERLGGEVANAKYLIKYVANDKIPKSLFYPKLNIGYLFKRNKSQVSDVIKQNPDVKFIIYKLNDTNFLDFDISSENVSFDFKVIGNSIPNIHGTPLYFNHLAEIAKGANKLGVLKMDVDNLGLIFSKGFKHIGGASISRVSSLSFYLDLFFSGRINQIVDKFNFTTELPKDTECEIKTLTFENETETVYRPKKDLPKGEGTSTIHINYSGGDDLLVVGPYDDVILFAQEFRRRFKIWTADNEDITISAGISIVSPKFPIGKAALMADAELEKSKDCGRDKITVFGETLMWESNGLEKGFDEIFDFAKYLEEKNESKDLSRGLTHSLLNIWEKNFNKNFNISNEDEWNEDIQNRLLTKSYIPIFKYKLRSINNSQVKECVDKNGIKFMPWIKTPVSWVSLRLR, from the coding sequence ATGGATGATTACAAAATTTTGAAATTTGCTAGCCTATTCCATGACATTGGTAAATTTTACCAAAGAGCGGATAATCTAGGTAAATCTTCCCATGCATATGATTCTAAATATGAAAAATTGGATATGTCGGATTATGGTAAGTCTGGAGCTCATTCTAAATGGTCAGCAGATTTTGTTAAAGATTATTTTGATGATTATGTTGAAGATTTAGTGTTATATCATCATAACCCTTCCAAATCTGATTTTCCTGAATTGTGTAAAATTGTTCAAAAGGCAGACCATCATTCATCAAAAGAACGTATTAGCTCAGAGGATAAATCAGATGTTTTATTAACTCCTTTAACTTCTATTTTTTCAAGGATTTCTCTTGATGGTGAAAAACATGATGATTTGTATGTGCCTTTGGTTGAACTTGACTTTACAAAAGCCCTTCATCCCCAAAGCGAAAAAATTAAAAATGGATGGAATTTAGTTCCTGATTATCAACATTTATGGAATAGATTTGTTGATGAATTTAAATTACTTGAAAATAAGGATTTTGAAAGTGTCTTGGCATTATTGAAGAAGTATACTTCTACTGTTCCATCTGCAACTTATTATTCTGAAAGTGATATTTCTTTGTATGATCACTTAAAGACAACTGTTGCTATTGCTAATTGCAGATATCTGTTCTCAAAAAATGAAAAATTAAATCAAACTGATACTCAGGAGGTTTATAGGATTATCAACGGTGATATTTCAGGTATACAAAACTTTATTTATAGAGTTCAAACTCCAGAAGATGCACAAAGTGGTATGAGTAAACGGTTACGTGGACGTTCTCTTTATTTAACTTTATTATGTGAATCAATCGCTTCAAAAATAATTTTTGATTTGGATCTGGACTCATCTAATATTCTATTATGTGGCGGCGGGCGTTTTACAATTATCGCACCTAATACTCAGAAAACTGATGAAATAGTCAATAAGATTAATTTAGAGGTTAATCATGAATTCATTGACAAGTTTAATGCAGAATTGTTCTTAAACATTGTTTCGATAAATGCATGTGGTGATGATTTAGCCAATTTTGATAAAATTTTATCTGATCTTACAGTATTATTAAATGAGAATAAGAAACATAAATTTTTAAATCAGCTTAATGAAGTATTTAATGTTGAATCTGGGGCAAATTATGATTTATGTCCTGTTTGCGGAAATGAGTCGGAGGATGTTTATTGTCATGATTGTTTAAAACATGAAAGATTAGGTGGTGAAGTTGCAAATGCAAAATACTTAATTAAATATGTCGCAAATGATAAAATTCCTAAATCATTGTTTTATCCTAAATTAAATATTGGTTATCTGTTTAAAAGGAATAAGTCTCAAGTTTCGGATGTCATTAAACAAAATCCGGATGTCAAATTCATTATTTATAAATTAAATGATACTAATTTTTTAGACTTTGATATATCTAGCGAAAATGTTTCCTTTGACTTTAAAGTAATTGGTAATAGCATTCCAAATATTCATGGAACTCCACTTTATTTCAACCATCTTGCTGAAATTGCAAAAGGGGCGAATAAACTTGGAGTATTGAAAATGGATGTAGACAATCTCGGTCTAATATTTTCCAAAGGCTTTAAACATATTGGCGGTGCAAGTATTTCAAGAGTTTCTTCTTTAAGTTTTTATCTTGATTTGTTCTTCTCAGGACGAATAAATCAAATTGTTGATAAATTTAATTTTACAACAGAACTTCCAAAAGACACGGAATGTGAAATTAAAACATTAACATTTGAGAATGAAACTGAAACCGTTTATAGGCCTAAAAAGGATCTTCCAAAAGGTGAGGGGACATCAACTATTCATATTAACTATTCCGGTGGGGACGATTTGTTAGTTGTTGGTCCGTATGATGATGTGATTTTATTTGCACAAGAATTTAGAAGGAGATTTAAAATATGGACTGCGGATAATGAGGATATTACTATTTCAGCAGGAATTAGTATTGTTTCTCCAAAATTCCCAATTGGAAAAGCGGCTTTAATGGCTGATGCGGAACTTGAAAAGTCAAAGGATTGTGGACGTGATAAAATCACAGTCTTTGGTGAAACATTAATGTGGGAAAGTAATGGTTTAGAAAAAGGTTTTGATGAAATATTTGATTTTGCAAAATATTTGGAAGAGAAAAACGAATCAAAAGATCTTTCAAGAGGATTGACACATTCATTACTAAATATTTGGGAGAAAAATTTCAACAAAAATTTCAATATTTCAAATGAAGATGAATGGAATGAGGATATTCAAAATAGATTGTTAACTAAATCATATATTCCAATATTTAAATATAAATTAAGATCAATCAACAATTCACAGGTAAAGGAATGTGTTGATAAAAATGGAATTAAATTCATGCCCTGGATTAAAACTCCAGTATCATGGGTTAGTTTAAGATTAAGGTGA
- the csm3 gene encoding type III-A CRISPR-associated RAMP protein Csm3, with the protein MFIKNYLIQGKITCKTGLHIGGSSDTIDIGGSDNVIIRDSVTGNPYIPGSSLKGKLRFLTELNDKKSAQSVINNNGKPSDDANCIAVKLFGISSDEKQTELKFPTRTIVRDAYPDKDTLELWETESLISGAELKYENNINRIDSSATPRNIERVPKGSKFDFEIVFSVYDGDDENISYLLDAMRLLEDNYLGGSGSRGFGQIKFENIKLTKRTTEYYKENVEEEILIESDDITEVINAIK; encoded by the coding sequence ATGTTTATTAAAAATTATTTAATTCAAGGAAAAATAACTTGTAAAACTGGTCTTCACATTGGAGGATCCAGTGATACAATTGACATTGGAGGAAGTGACAACGTAATTATTAGGGATTCTGTAACTGGTAATCCTTACATTCCAGGATCTTCTCTTAAAGGTAAACTTAGATTTTTAACTGAGTTAAACGATAAAAAGTCAGCTCAAAGTGTCATTAATAATAACGGCAAACCCTCTGATGATGCAAATTGTATAGCAGTTAAATTATTCGGCATCTCTTCTGATGAAAAACAAACTGAACTTAAATTCCCAACAAGAACTATTGTTAGAGATGCATATCCGGATAAGGATACCTTAGAGTTGTGGGAAACTGAATCTTTAATTAGTGGTGCTGAGTTAAAATATGAAAACAATATTAACCGAATTGATTCTTCAGCAACTCCAAGAAACATTGAAAGAGTGCCAAAAGGTTCTAAATTTGATTTTGAAATTGTATTTTCAGTTTATGATGGTGATGATGAAAATATTTCCTATCTTTTAGATGCTATGAGACTTTTAGAAGATAATTATCTTGGCGGAAGTGGTTCTAGAGGTTTTGGTCAAATTAAATTTGAAAATATCAAATTAACTAAAAGAACAACTGAATATTATAAAGAAAACGTTGAAGAAGAAATACTTATAGAATCAGATGATATAACCGAAGTAATTAATGCAATTAAATAG
- the csm5 gene encoding type III-A CRISPR-associated RAMP protein Csm5, translated as MKCDIKVLSPIHIGSGEKYTASEYVKSKAKTNKGNILNIIKRMDVSSYFSSLDENKKDDLLRDLSNPNFNLGNFDSRISNSYVKYKAIDKTKKEIYPSQEIAEAIKTLNELYIPGSSIKGAIKTAILFNELDGRLISKISKNILSDNGSVIKKNYGRFMNDIFASNKAPPKAPPAQWDIMKFLQVSDTNTIKSPTIYDVATVMASFKWGDNEFYSKNKRTHEPILIYLETIARGKKLSFEIRNHYDYDIFKSLGLDDKKHLIDIKNIKRYIFNFSKSLIRNEIEFSEDYEIDYLNKFYLNLEKQNSIDNPVLRVGGGSGFLATTVGLKIMDHDETIFERIRKGTRGKTYDYSFPKSRKITQVGGMPLGWIQLSFGEV; from the coding sequence ATGAAATGCGATATTAAGGTTTTATCTCCAATTCATATAGGTTCAGGTGAAAAATATACTGCTTCAGAATATGTTAAATCAAAGGCTAAAACTAATAAAGGCAATATTTTAAATATTATTAAAAGGATGGACGTGTCTAGTTATTTTTCATCTCTTGATGAAAATAAAAAAGACGATTTACTAAGAGATTTGTCAAACCCTAATTTCAATTTAGGAAATTTCGATTCTAGAATTTCAAATTCTTATGTGAAGTATAAGGCTATTGATAAAACTAAAAAAGAAATTTACCCATCACAAGAGATTGCAGAAGCAATTAAAACTTTAAATGAGTTATATATTCCAGGTTCATCCATAAAAGGGGCAATTAAAACTGCAATTTTGTTCAACGAACTTGACGGCAGATTGATTTCAAAAATTTCAAAAAACATTTTAAGTGATAATGGTTCTGTCATTAAGAAAAATTATGGAAGATTCATGAACGATATTTTCGCATCAAATAAAGCACCTCCTAAAGCACCTCCTGCACAATGGGATATCATGAAATTTTTACAAGTTTCAGATACGAACACAATTAAATCCCCTACAATATATGATGTTGCAACTGTCATGGCTTCTTTTAAATGGGGAGATAATGAATTTTACTCTAAAAATAAAAGAACTCATGAACCAATTTTAATCTATCTTGAAACAATTGCCAGAGGAAAAAAGCTATCTTTTGAAATTAGAAATCATTATGATTATGATATCTTTAAAAGCTTAGGTCTTGACGATAAAAAGCATTTAATTGATATTAAAAATATCAAAAGATACATATTTAATTTTTCAAAATCACTAATTCGCAATGAAATAGAATTTAGTGAAGATTATGAAATTGATTATCTAAACAAGTTTTACTTAAATCTAGAAAAGCAAAATTCAATCGATAATCCTGTTTTAAGAGTGGGCGGAGGTTCTGGATTTTTAGCAACTACTGTTGGTTTAAAAATTATGGATCATGATGAAACGATATTTGAAAGGATTAGGAAAGGTACTCGAGGCAAAACTTATGATTATTCATTCCCTAAATCAAGAAAAATCACTCAAGTTGGTGGAATGCCATTAGGTTGGATTCAATTGTCTTTTGGAGAAGTTTAA
- the csm4 gene encoding type III-A CRISPR-associated RAMP protein Csm4: MLVYIKPLSTFPKLHSDTLFGALTSAISELYPDLIEKMLKEFEEGRSPFLISSTFPVIFNDDEKIKFYPKLIMDSDLSNIDSKTLKDYKKVEYIEEELFNALIKGDLTEKDLLNNYDNYYRSLNLLMSEKLNVDFGFGENILPNNMVNRLINETEIFYTQGDSYKNLGLFYLVYLFDEGYGKIIESAMKFLKDRGFGRDISTGKGHFDFEIESVLNYEDNEGDNMFVSLSRFIPTENDLKRINEYSFYEIGSKRGRDKSGEIRKQVRFFKEGSVFPNFQLTYGNIVKSGDINPAIEYGYAYPLRFSKEIK, translated from the coding sequence ATGTTGGTTTATATTAAACCATTATCAACATTTCCAAAATTACACTCAGATACATTATTTGGAGCATTAACCTCTGCAATAAGTGAATTATATCCAGATTTAATTGAAAAAATGTTAAAAGAATTTGAAGAGGGCAGATCTCCATTTTTAATTTCTTCAACATTTCCGGTAATATTCAATGATGATGAAAAAATCAAATTTTATCCAAAATTAATCATGGATAGTGATTTATCCAATATAGATTCAAAAACACTTAAAGATTATAAAAAAGTGGAATATATTGAAGAAGAATTATTCAATGCTTTAATAAAGGGTGATTTAACAGAAAAAGACTTATTGAATAATTATGATAATTATTACAGGTCTTTAAATTTATTAATGAGTGAAAAACTAAATGTTGATTTTGGTTTTGGTGAAAATATACTTCCAAACAATATGGTAAACAGACTAATTAATGAAACAGAAATATTCTACACTCAAGGAGATAGTTATAAAAATCTAGGATTATTTTACTTAGTCTACCTATTTGATGAGGGCTATGGCAAAATCATTGAATCCGCTATGAAATTTTTAAAAGATCGTGGATTTGGAAGAGATATTTCAACTGGTAAGGGACATTTTGATTTTGAAATTGAAAGTGTTTTAAATTATGAGGATAATGAAGGGGATAATATGTTTGTTTCACTTTCAAGATTCATTCCAACAGAAAATGACTTGAAACGAATCAATGAATATTCATTTTATGAAATTGGTTCTAAAAGAGGAAGGGATAAATCTGGTGAGATAAGAAAACAAGTAAGATTTTTCAAAGAGGGTTCCGTATTTCCAAATTTCCAATTAACATATGGTAATATTGTTAAATCGGGGGATATTAATCCTGCAATTGAATATGGTTATGCATATCCGCTAAGATTCAGTAAGGAGATTAAATAA
- the csm2 gene encoding type III-A CRISPR-associated protein Csm2, which translates to MSDINSVIQKINACSHLSEIETPYFLDAETGYAHIVAKNSKKLNTTQLRKFFAALKKMEQKTTWDEIETEFYLLKPRMAVSVGRKNLPKPFYDVILAAMAKVDNVEDDELKMKNFDIFVKFFESIVAYHKYEEVSKNKRGRFRNVY; encoded by the coding sequence ATGTCTGATATTAATAGTGTTATACAAAAAATAAATGCTTGTAGTCATTTAAGTGAAATTGAAACTCCATATTTCCTTGATGCAGAAACAGGTTATGCACATATTGTTGCAAAAAATTCTAAAAAGTTAAACACAACACAACTTAGAAAATTCTTTGCAGCTTTAAAGAAGATGGAACAAAAAACAACTTGGGATGAAATTGAAACGGAATTTTACTTATTAAAACCAAGAATGGCAGTTTCAGTAGGTCGTAAAAACTTACCAAAGCCATTTTATGATGTTATTTTAGCGGCAATGGCTAAAGTGGATAATGTTGAAGATGATGAACTAAAAATGAAAAATTTTGATATTTTTGTTAAATTTTTCGAATCAATTGTAGCTTATCACAAATATGAAGAAGTATCTAAAAATAAAAGAGGAAGGTTTAGGAATGTTTATTAA